Proteins from a genomic interval of Zingiber officinale cultivar Zhangliang chromosome 2A, Zo_v1.1, whole genome shotgun sequence:
- the LOC122043807 gene encoding cell wall protein IFF6-like, with protein MAAMRASSAAVALLLLLLSVAAAAAAGRPARKDLGLGLGLGLGLGLGGSGSASGSGSGSGSASSSGSGAGSSAGSYAGSGSGSGAGSSAGSGAGSGAGQGNGSGSGYGEGHGYGEGHGSGSGNGEGSGSGYGEGHGYGSGSGSGRGGHN; from the coding sequence ATGGCGGCCATGAGAGCTTCTTCTGCTGCGGTGGctctgctgctgctgcttctCTCGGTTGCGGCGGCCGCCGCAGCCGGCCGCCCGGCACGTAAAgatctcggactcggactcggcCTCGGCCTGGGTTTAGGCCTCGGTGGCTCAGGCTCCGCCTCGGGATCCGGATCAGGCTCGGGGTCCGCTTCGTCCTCTGGTTCGGGTGCTGGCTCATCTGCCGGCTCGTACGCCGGTTCTGGCTCAGGTTCTGGCGCAGGCTCGTCTGCCGGTTCGGGCGCAGGGTCCGGCGCAGGTCAAGGAAATGGGAGCGGGTCCGGGTACGGAGAGGGACACGGGTACGGAGAAGGCCACGGTTCGGGATCCGGAAACGGAGAGGGTTCGGGTTCAGGCTACGGTGAAGGCCATGGATATGGATCCGGATCCGGATCCGGTAGGGGTGGTCATAATTAA